One genomic window of Podarcis muralis chromosome 9, rPodMur119.hap1.1, whole genome shotgun sequence includes the following:
- the NUDT6 gene encoding LOW QUALITY PROTEIN: nucleoside diphosphate-linked moiety X motif 6 (The sequence of the model RefSeq protein was modified relative to this genomic sequence to represent the inferred CDS: inserted 2 bases in 1 codon) → MLGAGWTARGRRLLPLACRLLQPRPPRRVCSSGRLRGDSAAAASGLSEAGLQPLRDKFGGLSVRLSQLRSPESLEPETFRRCLQDSIRQWRTEXVAVWLHVPILQSRFIAVAAEQGFAFHHAESDSATLTLWLAEGHSRLPHYATHQVGVAGAVLDVHTGKVLVVQDRNKTRNAWKFPGGLSEPGEDIGNTAVREVFEETGIKSEFKSLLSIRQQHRHPGAFGKSDMYIICRMEPSSFKISLCQQECLRCEWMDLAELAKTSDTTPITSSIARLLLYGYREGFDKIDLTMREFPSVYTGLFYKLYHRELPENYRNMTG, encoded by the exons ATGTTAGGGGCCGGGTGGACGGCGCGGGGCCGGCGCCTCTTGCCGTTGGCTTGCCGGCTCTTGCAGCCTCGTCCTCCGCGCCGCGTTTGCTCGAGTGGCCGCCTTCGAGGTgactccgccgccgccgcctctggcCTGTCCGAGGCCGGGCTGCAGCCGCTGCGGGATAAGTTTGGCGGGCTGAGCGTGCGCCTGTCCCAGCTGCGCTCCCCGGAGAGCCTGGAGCCAGAAACCTTCCGGAGGTGCCTGCAGG ATTCTATCAGGCAATGGAGAACAGA CGTAGCAGTCTGGCTGCATGTTCCTATTCTACAAAGCAGATTTATAGCTGTGGCTGCAGAGCAAGGCTTTGCCTTCCACCATGCAGAATCGGACTCTGCCACACTCACCCTTTGGCTAGCAGAAGGACACAGCAGGTTACCCCATTATGCTACTCATCAAGTAGGAGTTGCAG GTGCTGTATTAGATGTCCACACTGGGAAAGTATTGGTCGTACAGGACAGGAATAAA ACAAGAAATGCATGGAAATTTCCAGGAGGATTGTCTGAACCCGGTGAAGATATTG GGAACACAGCAGTTCGAGAAGTTTTCGAGGAGACTGGCATTAAGTCAGAATTCAAGTCCCTCCTAAGCATACGGCAGCAACACAGACACCCGGGAGCCTTTGGCAAGTCGGATATGTACATCATCTGCCGAATGGAGCCTTCCTCTTTCAAAATCAGTTTATGCCAACAGGAGTGCCTGAGGTGTGAGTGGATGGACCTAGCTGAGCTTGCCAAGACGTCAGACACTACTCCAATCACCAGCAGTATTGCTAGATTGCTTCTTTATGGGTATAGGGAAGGGTTTGATAAAATTGATTTAACCATGAGAGAATTTCCATCCGTGTATACAGGCCTTTTCTATAAGCTGTACCACAGAGAGCTGCCAGAGAATTATAGAAACATGACAGGTTAG